One part of the Equus asinus isolate D_3611 breed Donkey chromosome 6, EquAss-T2T_v2, whole genome shotgun sequence genome encodes these proteins:
- the LOC106847900 gene encoding MAL-like protein — MNPDFVPLVYEQLEGQGQDWDEGFRCWVWILVAATQVAHPLLQGWVMDLSLTSFLTSLMLLLSYLLGFYRNSESWIVLDSLYHGTTAIPYISAAVLQVHSTIVSETQNLTNYFINTTALLFAFITTLLYILHAFSNYYH; from the exons ATGAATCCAGATTTTGTACCTCTTGTATATGAGCAGCttgaggggcagggccaggactgggATGAG GGGTTCAGGTGCTGGGTCTGGATCCTGGTGGCCGCCACTCAGGTAGCACACCCGTTGCTGCAAGGATGGGTGATGGACCTCTCGCTCACCTCGTTCCTCACCTCCCTGATGCTCCTGTTGTCTTACTTGCTTGGATTTTACAGGAACTCTGAGTCCTGGATCGTTCTA GACAGCCTGTACCACGGGACCACCGCCATCCCGTACATCAGTGCGGCCGTCTTGCAGGTACATTCCACGATCGTCTCTGAGACCCAGAACCTGACCAACTACTTCATCAACACCACAGCTTTG CTCTTCGCCTTTATCACCACCCTGCTGTACATTCTCCACGCCTTCAGCAACTATTACCACTGA